Proteins co-encoded in one Leclercia adecarboxylata genomic window:
- a CDS encoding endonuclease/exonuclease/phosphatase family protein, whose protein sequence is MKLMTLNTHSWQEEKQLEKLDVVAQAIIEQGCDVVALQEVNQHQNSSAVDANILTNHTVLADNYGYLLQKKLMEYGYHYQLTWDFVHQSYDVYQEGLAFLTRLPIVEHEVIDLSDNYDVNFWKHRRAVRIKVTSQRGDFNLYNCHCGWWSDSESSFEDQFNRIKATLSTELSFLLGDFNNPSHIRNEGYDYVLQCGLIDCYEIAEIKDSGTTVIKNIDGWEQNSQALRIDLVLSNQPMVVKQHQVIFNNDFYPVVSDHFGVLVEVDII, encoded by the coding sequence ATGAAGTTAATGACGCTAAATACCCATAGTTGGCAAGAAGAGAAACAACTAGAAAAGTTGGATGTGGTAGCGCAAGCCATTATCGAGCAAGGGTGCGATGTCGTTGCATTACAGGAAGTGAATCAACATCAAAATAGCTCGGCTGTTGATGCCAATATATTAACTAATCACACCGTGCTCGCTGATAACTATGGATATTTATTACAGAAAAAACTCATGGAATACGGCTATCACTACCAACTTACATGGGATTTCGTTCATCAAAGTTATGACGTATATCAAGAGGGACTGGCATTCTTGACGCGACTGCCGATTGTCGAGCATGAGGTCATTGACCTAAGTGATAACTATGATGTGAACTTTTGGAAACATAGGCGAGCAGTGCGTATTAAGGTCACTTCTCAACGAGGTGATTTCAATCTTTATAATTGTCATTGCGGCTGGTGGAGTGACTCAGAGAGCTCATTTGAGGACCAGTTCAACAGAATAAAGGCAACATTATCAACAGAGTTGAGCTTTCTATTAGGCGATTTCAACAACCCAAGCCATATACGCAATGAAGGTTATGATTATGTATTACAGTGCGGTTTGATAGATTGTTATGAAATAGCAGAAATAAAAGACTCCGGAACTACTGTAATTAAAAATATTGACGGTTGGGAACAAAATAGCCAAGCGCTACGCATTGATTTGGTTCTTAGTAATCAACCGATGGTGGTAAAGCAGCATCAGGTGATTTTTAATAACGATTTTTATCCGGTTGTATCGGATCACTTTGGGGTTCTGGTGGAAGTAGACATTATTTAA